One window of the Pieris brassicae chromosome 2, ilPieBrab1.1, whole genome shotgun sequence genome contains the following:
- the LOC123720000 gene encoding GTP-binding nuclear protein Ran has translation MTDDMPTFKCVLVGDGGTGKTTFVKRHLTGEFEKRYVATLGVEVHPLVFHTNRGPIRFNVWDTAGQEKFGGLRDGYYIQGQCAIIMFDVTSRVTYKNVPNWHRDLVRVCEGIPIVLCGNKVDIKDRKVKAKTIVFHRKKNLQYYDISAKSNYNFEKPFLWLARKLIGDGNLEFVAMPALVPPEVTMDPQWQNQIEKDLKEAQDTALPEEDEDL, from the exons atgacgGATGATATGCCCACTTTTAAATGTGTATTGGTCGGAGATGGAGGCACTGGAAAAACTACCTTTGTGAAGCGACACTTGACTGGAGAGTTCGAGAAACGATATGTCGCCACACTCGGTGTTGAAGTTCATCCCCTTGTTTTTCATACTAACCGAGGACCTATCAGATTTAATGTGTGGGATACAGCTGGGCAAGAGAAATTTGGTGGTCTTCGAGATGGCTATTACATACAGGGTCAATGTGCTATCATTATGTTCGATGTAACCTCCCGTGtcacatataaaaatgtaccGAATTGGCACAGAGATTTAGTCAGAGTGTGTGAAGGTATCCCTATTGTACTGTGTGGTAACAAAGTAGACATAAAGGACAGGAAAGTTAAAGCTAAGACTATTGTATTCCACAGGAAAAAGAACTTACAG TACTACGACATCTCTGCTAAATCAAATTACAACTTTGAAAAGCCCTTCTTATGGCTAGCAAGAAAGTTGATTGGTGACGGAAACCTTGAATTTGTTGCTATGCCTGCACTTGTCCCACCAGAAGTTACTATGGACCCACAATGGCAAAACCAAATTGAAAAAGATCTCAAAGAGGCTCAAGATACTGCTCTCCCGGAGGAAGATGAagacttgtaa
- the LOC123720167 gene encoding zinc finger CW-type PWWP domain protein 1-like isoform X1 — translation MDKVDLPTGTPSEPENASQPEVISSSIRSMASQSQELLSQPPDELTQFERLLWFQERRIESSLWVQCDSCNKWRHIPNVYERQQLPDNWFCKLHPDIISCSVPEEEIPLQVEADLLHSEYSVGSIVIARFGDWPWWPAMVDDDPDTEQFYWIDGLSDIPSHYNVTFFDDNATRAWISTKCILPFAPNKAKVRNCKEKLLKSRLERALRQAEECEALDFPMRLKKFSFISRYNGPINEPKNFTEEEIKKYNAKLKQKLNN, via the exons ATGGATAAAGTAGATTTACCAACGGGCACACCCTCCGAGCCGGAAAATGCATCACAACCAGAG GTTATATCATCATCCATACGCTCAATGGCTTCTCAAAG CCAAGAGCTTCTCAGTCAGCCTCCAGACGAATTGACCCAATTTGAGAGATTGTTATGGTTCCAAGAACGCCGAATTGAATCTAGCCTTTGGGTACAATGTGACTCCTGTAACAAATGGAGACATATCCCTAATGTATATGAGCGACAACAATTGCCGGACAACTGGTTTTGTAAATTACACCCAG ATATAATTAGTTGCTCAGTACCAGAAGAAGAAATTCCCTTACAAGTAGAAGCTGATCTTTTACATAGTGAATATTCGGTTGGATCAATAGTGATTGCTCGCTTTGGGGATTGGCCTTGGTGGCCCGCTATGGTTGATGACGATCCTGATACGGAGCAGTTCTATTGGATTGATGGGCTCAGTGATATACCG AGTCACTACAACGTAACATTTTTTGACGATAATGCTACGAGAGCTTGGATTTCTACAAAATGTATCTTACCATTCGCCCCAAACAAGGCTAAAGTGCGAAATTGTAAAGAAAAACTTCTCAAAAGCCGATTAGAGCGTGCTTTACGGCAAGCCGAAGAGTGTGAAGCTTTAGATTTTCCGATGCGTCTaaagaaattttcttttataagtcGCTACAACGGACCCATTAACGAACCGAAGAATTTTACtgaagaagaaataaaaaaatacaacgcaaaattaaaacaaaaacttaataattaa
- the LOC123719999 gene encoding elongation factor Tu, mitochondrial yields the protein MATISFAKSLVNPALKVFLKQTPCPNVRVSGTPALTPLSIILRRNYAEKQVFERTKPHCNVGTIGHVDHGKTTLTAAITRVLADRNLAQSKGYTDIDNAPEEKARGITINVAHVEYQTEQRHYGHTDCPGHADYIKNMITGTAQMDGAILVVAATDGVMPQTREHLLLAKQIGIQHVVVFINKVDAADSEMVELVEMEIRELMSEMGYDGDKIPVVKGSALCALDGKSPEIGADAITQLLDEVDAFIPTPIRDLDKPFLLPVESVHSIPGRGTVVTGRLHRGVLKKGTECEIVGHGKVMKTTVTGVEMFHKTLEEAQAGDQLGALVRSIKREQIKRGMVMAKPGTVKAHDNIEAAVYILSKEEGGRAKPFTSFIQLQMFSMTWDCATQVTIPDKEMVMPGEDSSLQLRLLKPMVCETGQRFTLRLGDITLGTGVITKINKDLTEEDRLKLLEGKKARDKAAAKK from the exons ATGGCGACAATATCATTCGCTAAAAGTTTGGTTAACCCAG cacTGAAAGTATTTCTGAAGCAAACCCCATGTCCAAATGTACGTGTCAGTGGAACACCCGCTCTTACACCTCTAAGTATTATACTTCGTAGAAATTATGCAGAAAAACAAGTGTTCGAAAGAACAAAGCCACACTGCAATGTTGGTACTATTGGCCATGTAGATCATGGAAAAACCACATTAACTGCTGCTATTACAAGAG TTTTGGCCGACCGCAACCTAGCACAAAGTAAAGGCTACACAGACATTGATAATGCCCCAGAAGAAAAGGCCCGTGGTATCACTATCAATGTTGCTCATGTTGAGTATCAAACAGAACAGAGGCATTATGGCCACACTGACTGCCCTGGACATGCTGATTATATCAAG AATATGATTACTGGGACAGCTCAAATGGATGGTGCAATTCTTGTAGTTGCAGCAACAGATGGTGTTATGCCACAGACAAGGGAACATTTATTGCTGGCTAAGCAAATTGGTATTCAACATGtagtagtatttattaataaagtagaTGCTGCTGATTCTGAGATGGTAGAACTAGTGGAGATGGAAATTAGAGAGTTAATGTCTGAGATGGGATATGATGGTGACAAAATACCTGTTGTCAAAG gATCAGCTTTATGTGCACTAGATGGTAAAAGTCCAGAAATAGGTGCTGATGCCATCACTCAGCTTTTGGACGAAGTGGATGCATTTATTCCAACTCCAATTAGAGACCTGGACAAACCTTTCCTCTTGCCCGTTGAGTCTGTGCACTCAATACCGGGACGTGGGACAGTTGTTACAGGACGTTTGCACCgag gtgTATTAAAGAAAGGTACAGAATGCGAAATTGTTGGTCATGGTAAAGTGATGAAAACCACAGTCACCGGAGTTGAGATGTTCCATAAAACGCTAGAAGAAGCACAGGCTGGTGACCAATTGGGTGCCTTGGTTAGATCCATTAAGCGAGAACAGATCAAACGTGGAATGGTAATGGCTAAGCCGGGAACTGTTAAGGCCCATGACAATATTGAAGCTGCTGTTTATATCCTCAGCAAGGAAGAAG gtgGTCGTGCAAAACCGTTCACATCATTCATTCAACTGCAAATGTTCTCAATGACTTGGGATTGTGCTACTCAGGTCACCATTCCCGATAAGGAGATGGTCATGCCTGGAGAAGATTCTTC ATTACAACTAAGACTACTAAAACCCATGGTTTGCGAAACTGGACAAAGATTTACATTGAGACTTGGTGACATTACTCTGGGAACTGGTGTCATCACCAAGATTAACAAAGACCTCACAGAAGAAGATAGACTCAAGCTCCTAGAGGGAAAGAAGGCCAGGGATAAGGCTGCCGCAAAGAAGTGA
- the LOC123720167 gene encoding zinc finger CW-type PWWP domain protein 1-like isoform X2, producing MASQSQELLSQPPDELTQFERLLWFQERRIESSLWVQCDSCNKWRHIPNVYERQQLPDNWFCKLHPDIISCSVPEEEIPLQVEADLLHSEYSVGSIVIARFGDWPWWPAMVDDDPDTEQFYWIDGLSDIPSHYNVTFFDDNATRAWISTKCILPFAPNKAKVRNCKEKLLKSRLERALRQAEECEALDFPMRLKKFSFISRYNGPINEPKNFTEEEIKKYNAKLKQKLNN from the exons ATGGCTTCTCAAAG CCAAGAGCTTCTCAGTCAGCCTCCAGACGAATTGACCCAATTTGAGAGATTGTTATGGTTCCAAGAACGCCGAATTGAATCTAGCCTTTGGGTACAATGTGACTCCTGTAACAAATGGAGACATATCCCTAATGTATATGAGCGACAACAATTGCCGGACAACTGGTTTTGTAAATTACACCCAG ATATAATTAGTTGCTCAGTACCAGAAGAAGAAATTCCCTTACAAGTAGAAGCTGATCTTTTACATAGTGAATATTCGGTTGGATCAATAGTGATTGCTCGCTTTGGGGATTGGCCTTGGTGGCCCGCTATGGTTGATGACGATCCTGATACGGAGCAGTTCTATTGGATTGATGGGCTCAGTGATATACCG AGTCACTACAACGTAACATTTTTTGACGATAATGCTACGAGAGCTTGGATTTCTACAAAATGTATCTTACCATTCGCCCCAAACAAGGCTAAAGTGCGAAATTGTAAAGAAAAACTTCTCAAAAGCCGATTAGAGCGTGCTTTACGGCAAGCCGAAGAGTGTGAAGCTTTAGATTTTCCGATGCGTCTaaagaaattttcttttataagtcGCTACAACGGACCCATTAACGAACCGAAGAATTTTACtgaagaagaaataaaaaaatacaacgcaaaattaaaacaaaaacttaataattaa